The following coding sequences lie in one Candidatus Goldiibacteriota bacterium genomic window:
- the pgi gene encoding glucose-6-phosphate isomerase translates to MPQTVKLPAWKELKGNYEKVKNLHLREMFELDPKRAEKMLIENEGIYFDYSKHRVNDETMNLLLKLAKEAGLKEKTEAMFKGEKINNTEDRSVLHIALRAPKGNKIIVDGKDVMPGVHATLDKMAVFSEKIRKGEWKGYTGKTIRNIVNIGIGGSDLGPVMAYEALKKYTQRNLVFRFVSNIDDTDFAECTHDLNPEETLFIVASKTFTTLETMTNALTARAWVLNALKDDKAIAKHFVALSTNAEEVSKFGIDTANMFEFWDWVGGRYSMTSAIGLSNMIALGADNYRDMLSGFNKMDEHFRTAPLENNMPVIMALLGIWYADFFGAETIAVLPYEQYLKRFPAYLQQMTMESNGKSVTNEGERVTYQTGSIYWGEPGTNGQHSFYQLIHQGTKLIPCEFIAFGKSLNPTGKHHDLLMANVFAQSAALAFGKIADEVRAEKTPENLVNHKVFEGNKPSTTILMEKLTPEALGKLIALYEHCVFTQSVIWGINAFDQWGVQLGKVLAGKIAPDLESETKLNHDASTNALIAKYRKIK, encoded by the coding sequence AATCTTCATTTAAGGGAGATGTTTGAACTTGACCCCAAGCGCGCTGAAAAAATGTTAATTGAAAACGAAGGAATTTATTTTGATTATTCAAAGCACAGGGTAAATGATGAAACAATGAACCTTCTTCTTAAACTGGCAAAAGAAGCCGGACTTAAGGAAAAAACAGAGGCAATGTTTAAAGGCGAAAAAATAAATAATACAGAAGACAGGTCTGTACTGCACATAGCGCTGCGCGCTCCCAAAGGCAATAAGATAATTGTGGACGGCAAGGATGTAATGCCGGGTGTTCATGCCACACTTGATAAGATGGCCGTTTTTTCAGAGAAAATCAGAAAGGGAGAATGGAAAGGTTACACCGGGAAAACAATCAGAAATATTGTTAACATTGGCATCGGCGGGTCTGATTTGGGGCCGGTTATGGCGTATGAAGCGTTAAAAAAATACACGCAGAGAAACCTTGTATTCCGTTTTGTTTCAAATATAGATGACACTGATTTCGCCGAATGCACGCACGATTTGAATCCTGAAGAGACTCTGTTTATCGTGGCGTCCAAGACATTTACAACCCTTGAAACAATGACCAACGCGCTGACAGCCCGCGCGTGGGTATTAAACGCGCTTAAGGATGATAAAGCCATAGCAAAACATTTTGTGGCGCTGTCCACCAACGCGGAAGAAGTTTCAAAATTCGGAATTGACACCGCGAATATGTTTGAATTCTGGGACTGGGTGGGTGGCAGGTATTCCATGACATCCGCAATCGGCCTTTCAAACATGATAGCGCTGGGAGCGGACAATTACCGCGATATGCTTTCGGGTTTTAATAAAATGGATGAACATTTCCGTACAGCTCCTTTGGAAAATAACATGCCTGTTATTATGGCGCTGCTTGGTATCTGGTACGCGGATTTTTTTGGCGCGGAAACAATAGCCGTGCTTCCGTATGAACAGTATTTAAAACGGTTTCCCGCGTATCTTCAGCAGATGACAATGGAAAGTAATGGAAAGAGTGTTACCAATGAAGGCGAACGTGTCACATATCAGACAGGTTCCATATACTGGGGAGAACCCGGTACTAACGGGCAGCACTCTTTTTATCAGCTTATACACCAGGGTACAAAACTTATCCCGTGTGAATTTATTGCTTTTGGAAAATCACTTAATCCTACAGGTAAGCACCACGACCTGTTAATGGCAAATGTGTTCGCGCAGTCAGCGGCTCTTGCTTTTGGAAAAATAGCGGATGAAGTCAGGGCTGAAAAAACCCCTGAAAATCTTGTGAATCACAAGGTGTTTGAAGGCAATAAACCGTCAACCACAATCCTGATGGAAAAACTTACACCTGAAGCGCTGGGTAAATTAATCGCGCTATATGAACACTGTGTGTTTACGCAGTCTGTTATCTGGGGAATAAACGCGTTTGACCAGTGGGGAGTCCAGCTTGGAAAGGTGCTTGCCGGAAAAATAGCGCCTGATTTAGAATCAGAAACAAAACTTAATCATGACGCTTCCACCAACGCGCTGATTGCGAAGTACAGGAAGATTAAATAA